The genomic DNA TCGTTGTATACATTAAAGAAATCGGCCCCCTGACGGTCCATTTTGTTAACGAATGCAATACGTGGAACACCGTACTTTTCAGCCTGACGCCATACAGTTTCAGACTGAGCTTCTACACCACCAACGGCGCAAAACAAAGCTACAGTTCCGTCCAAAATTCTCAGTGAACGTTCAACCTCAACAGTGAAGTCAACGTGTCCCGGAGTATCAATGATATTAATTTTATGCTCAATGTCGTTGTGCTTCCAGAAAGTAGTAGTAGCAGCAGAAGTAATAGTAATACCTCTTTCCTGCTCCTGCTCCATCCAGTCCATGGTAGCAGCACCATCGTGCACCTCACCAATACGGTGAGTTAAACCTGTATAGTACAGAATTCGCTCTGTTACCGTGGTTTTTCCGGCGTCGATGTGCGCCATAATACCAATGTTCCTGGTATATTTCAGATCTTGTTTAGCCATTTTTTAACCTATTTTCTATTACCAATTTTACTAAACTATTCTAGAATCTGAAGTGTGCGAATGCACGGTTAGCTTCTGCCATTCTGTGTGTATCTTCTTTTCTCTTGTATGCTCCACCTTCTTCGTTGAAAGCAGCAATGATCTCAGCAGACAATTTATCAGCCATAGATCTTCCCGAACGTTTACGGGCAAACAAAATCATGTTTTTGATACTGATAGCGGTTTTTCTTTCCGGACGAACTTCCATCGGAACCTGGAAAGTAGCACCACCTACACGGCGACTCTTAACCTCAACATTCGGAGTGATGTTCTCCAATGCTTTTTTCCAAACTTCAAGAGGTGATTGTTCTGCATCTTTCATGCGTTTTTCTACCATATCCATAGCTTCGTAAAACACAGAATATGCTGTTGATTTTTTACCATCAACCATAAGGTCATTTACAAACCTTGTTACTAA from uncultured Draconibacterium sp. includes the following:
- the rpsG gene encoding 30S ribosomal protein S7: MRKSKPKKRILLPDPKFNDTLVTRFVNDLMVDGKKSTAYSVFYEAMDMVEKRMKDAEQSPLEVWKKALENITPNVEVKSRRVGGATFQVPMEVRPERKTAISIKNMILFARKRSGRSMADKLSAEIIAAFNEEGGAYKRKEDTHRMAEANRAFAHFRF